The Nostoc sp. PCC 7524 nucleotide sequence AGTGACTATAGCTCAAAATCACGATCGCTGAAACATATCCTGCTAACTTAGCTGCTTCATGATATTTCCAATAGGAAGCTAGAAATATTGTCAGAAATACACATATTCCCAGTGACCAGAAACTACTACCCAAGATAATAGCAAACACTGCACCAGCGATCGCACCAATTAACGTGCCAATTAATCGCTGAATGCCTAGCTTGAGAGTGCTGCCGTGGGTAGATGACATCACAATAATCGCGGCAATGACTGCGTAAAAGGGATACTGCGAGTGCAAACTTTGGGAAATCACTAAAGAGATGGCTGAGGCTATGGCCATTTTCAGTGCCATTTTGCCTTGCACCACCAATGACAACCCTTGGGGAGTAGCTGCCCAAGCTGTAATTTTCGAGATAATACGGTAAAAACGCGATCGCGGCCGACTTTTGACAGGACTAACCACCGGAGGAAGGCTATCTGTAGGTTTTACCATGCCTGTTGGGAGAGGAATAACTTATTTGTAAGAAATTTAGCGCAAATTGGGGATTGGGGACTGGGGACTGGGCATTGGATTTTCCCCTCAGCTTTCTCTGCTCCTCTGCTCCCCTGCTCCCCTGCTCCCATCACTCCCTCATCTCCCCTGCCCCCTATCCTTTTGATCAGATTGCAGCGATCGCACCAAAACAATGAGGACATTCTGAAGTATCTTGATTCTGAGGTATGAGTCAAAAATTCAGAAGCTGCAATATCAATGTGTCAACTGCTGGGAATGAATTGCAATGTGCCAACGGATATCTGCTTCTCTTTTGAAGGGTTTTCGGCACGGGGAGGCAGAACAGATCATCATAGTGATGGTTGGGGTATTACTTTCTTTGAAGGTAAGGGATGTCGGATGTTTTTAGATGCTAAACCCTCAATCAATTCTCCTGTGGCAGATTTGGTGAGGCGTTATCCTATTCACTCTACTCACGTTATCGCCCATATTCGCAAGGCTACCCAAGGGGAAGTGGCTCTGCAAAATTGTCATCCTTTTCGTCGGGAACTATGGGGCAGGTATTGGGTATTTGCTCACAATGGTAATTTACCAGACTTTAATCCAGAATCTCAAGGTTTTTATCAAGCTGTGGGTGATACCGATAGTGAAAAAGCTTTCTGCTTAATCCTAGAAACCATGCGGCAAAACTTCCCAGAAGGTAAACCTCCCTTAGAACAACTTTATCCTGTATTACAAAAAATTACTGAACATCTATCAGCTATCGGTGTTTTTAATTACCTACTATCTGATGGTGAACACTTTTTTACGCACTGTTCTACCAACCTTAGTTACATTGTGCGTCAAGCGCCCTTTGCAGCAGCACATTTAATCGACCAAGATATGACAGTAGATTTTAGTGAGTTGACTACACTGAGCGATCGCGTTGCCGTGATTGCTACAACTCCCCTGACAGATAATGAGGTTTGGATACCAATTCAACCGGGAGAATTGCTAGTATTTCAGGATGGTTTGCCATTGAAACATCCGTAGGAATGACTTGGTTAAGTCGAAAAAATGTTATCCTCTATGTGGATTTGCATGAATTTTATATGCTGGCTGAATTACCAACAGCGATCGCCAAGTCATCTTTTTCAGATAAGGAATAGGAATCATTAACCTTGATCCGGCCTGAAGCTTATGCCGACAAAACGCCAATGTACGATCTTAATTGTTGATGATTTAGAACTCAATCAGGGAAAGTATCAATCTTATCTGAGTGCCGATTCAGAAATAAGTCATACAGTCTTAACAGCAAAATCGGTAAAAGATGTCTGGAATTCGTGTTGTGATGGGGCTGGCACGGTTGATTGTATTCTGCTCAATGATCAACATGGATTAGAAATCTTAAAAAAGCTGAAATCCCAATGGGGAGAAGCCTGTCCTCCTGTAGTGATGATTGGTGGTGAAAATACGGACTTAGCAGTTCGAGCCATGAAAGGGGGAGCAGAAGACTATCTTGTACAAGAAAAATTAACTCCAGAGCAGTTATGCTACACGCTGAGAACTGCGATTGAGAATGCTAAACTGCACCACAGCAAACAGCGATTCCGTACTATTTTTGATGCCACGTTTCAATTTATTGGGCTACTCACCGTTAATGGCATTCTGATAGAAGCTAATCAAACAGCATTGGATTTTGGCGGCTTAACACTAGCAGATGTGATAAATCGTCCTTTTTGGGAAGCACGGTGGTGGACAATTTCATCTCAAACCCAAGGGAAACTGAAACAAGCGATCGCTCAAGCTGCTAGTGGGGAATTTGTACGCTATGAAGTAGATGTGTTGGGAGCAGGCAATAGCGTCATCACCATTGATTTTTCCCTCAAACCTGTACGCGATCAATCGGGGCAAGTTAGCTTTCTAATTGCTGAAGGGCGTGATATTACTGAATTGGTGCAGATGAGATCTGAACACCAACAGCTAGAAGCTGAATTGCAAAGGACAAACCAGGAATTAGAACAACGGGTAGCACAACGTACTGCTGAGTTACAACAAGCCCATGCTGCCTTAGCCCAACGAGAAGCCACGCTACGAAGTTACTACGACAACATACCGATGCTCATGGGAGTTGTCGAGTTAACTGAGAATGATATTCTTCACATTTACGATAACGCCGCCACCTGTCGATTCTTTGGTAATGAACCAGATAGTACAACTGGGAAACTAGCCAGTGAGCTAGGAGTGCCGCCAGCTATTATTCAACAATGGCTGATTCACTACCGAAAATCTCAACTCCAAGGTCAACCAGTAGAATTTGAGTATGTTCACGACGATGGGCAAAGACATCCTCAATGGTTGGCAGTAACAGTTTTCCCAATTGATTCTCCCCTGTTTGAGCGTCCTCGATTTTGCTATGTAGCTCTCGATATTACAGACCGCAAACAAACAGAAGCAGCTCTGCGCCAAAGTGAAGAACAACTTCAGGAAAAACTGATAGAAATTGAGTCTATTTACCAATCAGCTCCCATTGGACTGAATGTTTTAGACACAGACTTGCGCTTTGTACGGATTAACCAACGATTAGCAGAAATTAATGGATTTTCTGTGGAGGAGCATATCGGCCGCACAGTCCGCGAGTTACTGCCAAATTTAGCCGATACAGCCGAGCCGTTGTTACGGCAGGTTTTGGCGGGGCAACCACTCCTCAATGTCGAAATTGTTGGGGAAACTCCGGCTCAACCTGGTGTGAAGCGCACCTGGCTAGAAAACTTTTTACCGTTAAGGAATGGCGACCAAATTATTGGCATCAGTATTGTTTGTGAGGAAATTACCAAACGCAAACAACGTGAAGCTGAGTTACGACAAGTGTTACAAAAGCTCAATTTCCATGTGGAAAATTCTCCTCTGGGTGTAATTGAGTGGGATCAAAATTTTCGGGTGTCGCGCTGGTCAAAAGCTGCCGAACGCATTTTTGGCTGGCAATTAGAGGAAGTATTGGGCAAGCGATTTGATGAATGGAAGATAGTTGTTGAGGAAGATATCGAACGAGTAGCCACTATGGTTATACAATTAGCCCAAGGCGCAGAACCGCGAGTAGTCATGCACAACCGCAACTACACCAAAACTGGGACAGTGATTGATTGTGAGTGGTATAACTCTGCCTTAGTAGATGAGTCTGGTAACTTAGTTTCGGTGCTATCGCTGGTTTTGGACGTGAGCGATCGCACACGGATGGCAACAGAACGCGAGCAATTATTACAACAGGAACAAGTAGCCCGTGAGCAAGCTGAAGCTTCCAACCGCATTAAAGATGAATTCTTGGCGATTCTCTCCCATGAACTACGTACCCCGCTTAATCCCATCCTAGGTTGGACTAAACTACTCAGAAGTGGCAGATTAAATGCCCAAAAACGAGGAGAAGCCTTAGAAATTATTGATCGCAATGCTCAATTACAGGCTCGTCTGATTGAAGACTTACTTGATGTATCTCGGATTATCCAGGGCAAAATCAGCCTCAATATTTCCACCGTTAATCTTACTGCTACAATTTCCGATGCTATAGAAGCAGTGCGTTTAGCATCAGAAAATAAAAAAATTCAGATTCAAACTATTATTCAATCAAATTATGCACAAGTAGCAGGTGATCCAGCCCGTTTGCAACAAATTATCTGGAATCTGCTATCCAATGCTGTTAAATTTACACCGCAAGGTGGACGAGTAGCAGTCAAACTAGAGCAAATTAAAAATTATGCTCAAATCACCATCAGTGATACAGGCAAAGGCATCAGTCCAGTTTTTTTACCACACATATTTAATTACTTTCGTCAAGAAGATAGTAGTATTACCAGAAAATTCGGTGGTTTAGGATTGGGGCTAGCAATTGTCCGTCACTTAGTAGAACTACACGGTGGCACGATTGCAGCTCATAGCCCCGGTATTGAACAAGGGGCTACCTTCACGGTGAGATTACCAACAATTATTCCTGATTTAGATACTTCAGGGACAATTCAACCGCAAAATATCTCTTTTGACTTAAACGGCATTAAAGTTTTAGTTGTAGATGATGATGCTGACGCACGGGAATTCGTCGCCTTTGTGCTGCAAATGTATCAAGCAGAAGTCATCACAGTATCATCTGCATTAGAAGCCCTACAAGTGTTGGCACAGTCACAACTCAATATTTTAGTTAGCGATATTGGGATGCCCCACATGGATGGCTATGAACTGTTACACCAAATTAGGACTACAGCACCTGATTTTAATAGACAAATTCCGGCTATAGCTCTGACTGCATACGCTGGAAAACTTGACCAACAACAAGCATTAGCAACAGGGTTTCAAATGCACGTACCCAAACCCATAGAACCAGATGCTTTAGCTTATGCCGTTGCTAGTCTCGCTGGCATCATCTAGGGAGTGGGGAGTGGGGAGTGGGGAGTGGGGGAGTAGGTGAGATGAGGAAACAGGGGAGCAGCAAGCCCTAATTAGACTGCTTTGTTTGGGTGTTCATACTGTCAGTAGATTCTTGGATTGGTTTCCTGAAAAATTTTTGCTAGTTTTCCGGAACTGTTCAAAATCCAGTGGTATTACTTATTAGAGTACAGCAAAGTACAGCGACTTATACAGAAACTTTATAATGAACCCTCTGGGGAATATATCCCCTTCATATTATCAAAAGCCCGGTCTTAACAACCGGGCTTTTGTCTGCGATATCTTCCCGTGGTAGCAAACATTTGACTCACATTTTTGAGTAGATTAACAGTAGGCTATCTTAAAGGCGGTTATGACTTTTGTAAGAGATGAAAATTTGGTATTAGTGGCTGGTGCAACCGGCGGAGTGGGACAACTTGTAGTAGCAAAACTACTGGAGAGAAATGTCAGGGTACGCGTTCTGACACGCAATGCGGAAAAAGCGTCAAAAATGTTTAATAACAAGGTAGAAATTGCTGTAGGCGACATCCGCGAACCCGCCACACTCACCGCCGCAGTAGAGAATGTCACCCACATCATCTGTTGTACGGGAACTACTGCCTTTCCCTCTGATAGATGGCAGTTTAACCCCCAACCGAACTTATTTGAATGGCCAAAGATTTTTCTGGATGCTGACTACAGAGAAGCGATCGCCAAGAATACGCCAGCTAAAGTTGATGCTGAAGGTGTAAGTAACTTAGTCGCCGCCGCACCCCGCAATCTCAACAGATTTGTCTTTGTCTCCTCCGTAGGAATTCTTCGCAAACATCAGCCGCCTTTTAATATTCTCAATGCCTTTGGTGTATTAGATGCCAAACAAAAAGGTGAAGAAGCAATTATCACTTCGGGATTACCTTACACCATCATTCGTCCAGGACGCTTGATTGATGGCCCCTTTACATCCTATGACCTCAACACACTTCTCAAAGCTACCACAGGCGGTAAACTGGACGTAGTTATTGGTAAAGGTGATACTTTAGCAGGTGATGCTAGTAGAATTGATGTTGCCGCCGCTTGTGTGGAATCAATTTTTCATCCCACAACTGAAAGACAAGTTTTTGAACTGGTAAATAAGGGAAGTAGGCCGACTGTGATTGATTGGGAAAAACTGTTTTCTCACCTATAGAACTAACGCCATCTGTGACATACTTCCCCGAATTTAACGCAGCGATTAGGGTGCGTCAGCACGAAGATATTCCCAGTTCGTCAAGGGTTTATCTGACTGACGCACCCTTGCATATGAGAATTAGTTATTGCTTCTTTGAAAGTCTTTTATCAGTATATGGAAGCTGACAAGCATTAACTACAGATTTTCAGTATAACTAACAATATAACAGCCGTAGATACAGGTTAGATTCTACTCAGCAGTCATCGCTAACCGCATCTATGGAACTTTGGACACCTAATCAAACTCTCAAAAATGGCAGATTTATCGTTCAAAAAGTCCTTGGTGGTGGTGGTTTTGGTGTCACTTATAGCGTACTAGAACAGCGTACCAATAAATTATTTGCCATCAAAACCCTCAACCCGATACAGCAAAGTCAAGGTAATTTCAACGACAAGCAAGAACAATTTGTTAACGAAGCATTGCGATTACGAGGTTGTCAGCATCCCCATATTGTCAAAGTCTATGAAGTGATACAAGAAGCTGGTTTATGGGGAATGGTGATGGAATATGTCAATGGGGATGATTTAGGTGTATACGTTGATCAGCACGGACACCTATTAGAAGATGACGCATTACGCTATATCAATCAGGTAGGACAAGCATTAGAATCTGTTCACCAACAAGGCTTTTTACATCGGGATATCAAGCCGAATAACATTATTTTACGTAGTGGAACACAAGAAGCAGTATTAATTGATTTTGGTCTGGCGCGTGAATTTCTCATTGGTAAAACCCTCAGTATGACCAATTCCAGAACAGAAGGCTATGCACCAGTAGAACAGTATGAAAGGCAAGGACATTTTGGAACTTATACTGATGTTTATGGTTTAGCTGCAACTTTATATAGTTTATTGACTGGGAGAACTCCCATACCTGCTAATTATCGAAAAGATGGTGATATTCCTTTAAAAGCACCAAAACAATTTAATTCGAGTATTAGTGATAGGGTAAATGATGCAATTGTTCAAGGAATGGCCTTAGAACCACAAGATAGACCACAAACAATGCGGGAATGGTTAGAATTATTAATACAAAATAAGGCTGATTCTGCGGTTGTTCAAATTTCAATCTCTAATTCACAATCAAAAGTTAGACATCTAAACTTATTGGCTGATCAAACTCAATTAATAACTTCTAAGATGGACTATACTCAACTTAGTAATTTGTTGGCAGCAGGAAAGTGGAAGGAAGCAGATAAGGAAACATCAAGAGCTATCCTAGCTATAGCATGGAGAGAAAAGGAAGGCTGGCGTTATTTAGAACGAGTTGATAATATTCCCTGTGAAGATATCCGCATTATTAACAACCTTTGGGTTAAATATAGTAATAGCCGCTTCGGTTTTTCAGTACAAAAGAAAATTTTTCAAAGTGTTGGTGGAAATACTAAGACTTATTGGAAAGGGCAAAAACAATACCAGGAAATTTGGTTGTTGTTTTGCAATCATATTGGTTGGAAAAAGGATGATGATTCTCAAAAGATTATGGGAATTGCATTTTATATATGCGATATTAATTTTGATCTAAAAGCACCTATTGGTCACCTACCTTGCTCTTGGATTATAGAATTACAGCGTTTACGGGAAAGCGGTGTTTATGGTGGAGGTTTTGGTTGGGAACAAGAGATTCCTTCTCTTCTATTACATAAAAACTTATAATCTCTAACATATTTTTATATTAATGATTTTCATGGCAGCCAATATATTAAATCATATATAAATACATATTAAGATGTCTATAATCACTCTCACAATTACTAAAGGCAAAT carries:
- a CDS encoding class II glutamine amidotransferase, encoding MCQLLGMNCNVPTDICFSFEGFSARGGRTDHHSDGWGITFFEGKGCRMFLDAKPSINSPVADLVRRYPIHSTHVIAHIRKATQGEVALQNCHPFRRELWGRYWVFAHNGNLPDFNPESQGFYQAVGDTDSEKAFCLILETMRQNFPEGKPPLEQLYPVLQKITEHLSAIGVFNYLLSDGEHFFTHCSTNLSYIVRQAPFAAAHLIDQDMTVDFSELTTLSDRVAVIATTPLTDNEVWIPIQPGELLVFQDGLPLKHP
- a CDS encoding serine/threonine-protein kinase is translated as MELWTPNQTLKNGRFIVQKVLGGGGFGVTYSVLEQRTNKLFAIKTLNPIQQSQGNFNDKQEQFVNEALRLRGCQHPHIVKVYEVIQEAGLWGMVMEYVNGDDLGVYVDQHGHLLEDDALRYINQVGQALESVHQQGFLHRDIKPNNIILRSGTQEAVLIDFGLAREFLIGKTLSMTNSRTEGYAPVEQYERQGHFGTYTDVYGLAATLYSLLTGRTPIPANYRKDGDIPLKAPKQFNSSISDRVNDAIVQGMALEPQDRPQTMREWLELLIQNKADSAVVQISISNSQSKVRHLNLLADQTQLITSKMDYTQLSNLLAAGKWKEADKETSRAILAIAWREKEGWRYLERVDNIPCEDIRIINNLWVKYSNSRFGFSVQKKIFQSVGGNTKTYWKGQKQYQEIWLLFCNHIGWKKDDDSQKIMGIAFYICDINFDLKAPIGHLPCSWIIELQRLRESGVYGGGFGWEQEIPSLLLHKNL
- a CDS encoding SDR family oxidoreductase translates to MTFVRDENLVLVAGATGGVGQLVVAKLLERNVRVRVLTRNAEKASKMFNNKVEIAVGDIREPATLTAAVENVTHIICCTGTTAFPSDRWQFNPQPNLFEWPKIFLDADYREAIAKNTPAKVDAEGVSNLVAAAPRNLNRFVFVSSVGILRKHQPPFNILNAFGVLDAKQKGEEAIITSGLPYTIIRPGRLIDGPFTSYDLNTLLKATTGGKLDVVIGKGDTLAGDASRIDVAAACVESIFHPTTERQVFELVNKGSRPTVIDWEKLFSHL
- a CDS encoding PAS domain S-box protein, which produces MPTKRQCTILIVDDLELNQGKYQSYLSADSEISHTVLTAKSVKDVWNSCCDGAGTVDCILLNDQHGLEILKKLKSQWGEACPPVVMIGGENTDLAVRAMKGGAEDYLVQEKLTPEQLCYTLRTAIENAKLHHSKQRFRTIFDATFQFIGLLTVNGILIEANQTALDFGGLTLADVINRPFWEARWWTISSQTQGKLKQAIAQAASGEFVRYEVDVLGAGNSVITIDFSLKPVRDQSGQVSFLIAEGRDITELVQMRSEHQQLEAELQRTNQELEQRVAQRTAELQQAHAALAQREATLRSYYDNIPMLMGVVELTENDILHIYDNAATCRFFGNEPDSTTGKLASELGVPPAIIQQWLIHYRKSQLQGQPVEFEYVHDDGQRHPQWLAVTVFPIDSPLFERPRFCYVALDITDRKQTEAALRQSEEQLQEKLIEIESIYQSAPIGLNVLDTDLRFVRINQRLAEINGFSVEEHIGRTVRELLPNLADTAEPLLRQVLAGQPLLNVEIVGETPAQPGVKRTWLENFLPLRNGDQIIGISIVCEEITKRKQREAELRQVLQKLNFHVENSPLGVIEWDQNFRVSRWSKAAERIFGWQLEEVLGKRFDEWKIVVEEDIERVATMVIQLAQGAEPRVVMHNRNYTKTGTVIDCEWYNSALVDESGNLVSVLSLVLDVSDRTRMATEREQLLQQEQVAREQAEASNRIKDEFLAILSHELRTPLNPILGWTKLLRSGRLNAQKRGEALEIIDRNAQLQARLIEDLLDVSRIIQGKISLNISTVNLTATISDAIEAVRLASENKKIQIQTIIQSNYAQVAGDPARLQQIIWNLLSNAVKFTPQGGRVAVKLEQIKNYAQITISDTGKGISPVFLPHIFNYFRQEDSSITRKFGGLGLGLAIVRHLVELHGGTIAAHSPGIEQGATFTVRLPTIIPDLDTSGTIQPQNISFDLNGIKVLVVDDDADAREFVAFVLQMYQAEVITVSSALEALQVLAQSQLNILVSDIGMPHMDGYELLHQIRTTAPDFNRQIPAIALTAYAGKLDQQQALATGFQMHVPKPIEPDALAYAVASLAGII